CAACCTGACCGTCTATACCGAAGTACTTCAGGACACCATGCTCGACCTGTTCGACTCGGGCAAGCTTGATGCCGCTTCATCCTGCTCCCTGTCCCTTTCCGAGACCCCGGGTTTCCCCCGCTTCTTCGAGAACTGGGACAAGTACTTCGACAAGATCACCCTGCGTCCGCTTTCCATCTCCAACGCTCCTGAGCCGATCCGTCGCCTCGGGTGCATCGCCATGAATACTCCGGTCGAAATCGACATCTATGCCCATGCTAACTCTACCCTTGTTGGCGGTACCAGGATGATCAACGGCCTCGGCGGTTCCGGCGACTTCCTCCGCAATGGCTTCCTCAAGATCATGCATACTCCATCGAGCCGTCCTTCCAAGACTGACCCGAACGGCATCTCCTGCGTAGTTCCGCATTGCTCGCACATCGACCACACCGAGCATGACCTGGACTGCGTCGTTACCGAGCAGGGTCTGGCAGACCTTCGTGGTATGGCTCCGAAAGACCGCGCCAAGCGGATCATCGAGAAGTGTGCCCACCCGGATTACAAGCCGATCCTCACCGAGTACCTCAGCATTGCCACAGCTGATTGTCTGAAGCGCAAGGTGGGGCATGAGCCCCAGTTGTGGGACCGCGCCTTCAAAATGCACCTCAACCTGGAGCGCAACGGCACCATGAAGATCAAGAACTGGGATGTGAAGGTCGACCTCTGCGAGTAGAGATCATTGAATTCATGTAATGCAATGCAGGCCCCGCGGATTTTCTCCGCGGGGCTTTTTTTGTTGGCGTGGCTTCGGGAATGAATGACCGAGCTGCTACGGCGACTGAACAAACGGACGAAGTCTCGGCAACCTGGCCCTTCAACTAAAATGTTTGGCGAAAGACACTTTTATTTATCCGGCAATTTCCCGGTTGCCTGGAATAATCCCTTCATCTTTAATGTCTGTGTTGTAGAAGCTGCCGGAGTCGTTCAGGAATCGATGACGGCAAACAACGCATCGACGATCTCCGGATCGAGATAAGTGCCGCGCATGCCGTCGATTGTTTCAATGATCTGCTCCCGGGAAAGTTTGCTGCGGTATGGCCGGTCCACGGAGAGCGCATCGTAGACGTCTGCGACAGCCACGATCCGGGCTTCCAACGGGATATCGTTTCCCTGCAAGCCTGAAGGATAGCCACGCCCGTCATAGCGTTCATGATGATAGAGGACGATGTTCTGTACGGCCTCAGAAAGGTTTGCCTTGCGAACCACGGTGCATCCCCAGACCGAGTGATTCTTTACCAGCTCGAATTCCTCCTCTGTCAGTTGGCGGGGGGCATTCAGTACCGCCTCCGGAACGCCGATCTTGCCGCAGTCGTGGAGCCAGCTGCCGAATTTGATTTCTTCCTGTTTGTTCTCGCTCACACCTAGTTTTATCGCGATCTGCATGGCAATGGTGGCCACACGGTCGCAGTGCCCTTTGGTACAGGCATCTTTCAGCTCGATGGTCTGCGCCAGGGAATGGAGGACGAATTCGTCCTCTCTCTTCAGGGATTGCAAGATGCGAAATCTGCGGATACCGTCCTTTACAGCCTTGACCATCTCCGTGTCTTTCCATGGTTTGACGACAAAGCGGAAAACTTCACCATTGTTGATTGCGGAAAGGGTTGTGGCCAAGTCGGCGCTGCCGGTCATCATGATCTTCACCGTATGTGGTGAAATCTCCTTGATCTTTGCCAGCAGCTCAAGTCCGTTCATGCCGGGCATCTGGTTGTCGGCCACAACAACGGCAATTATATTCTGGTTGACAATCTGCAGCGCTTCAATCCCCGAACTGGCTGTCAGAACAGTGAGTCCCCTGTTTTCGAAGAGCCCGCGCGTGTAGTCAAGATAGACCTTCTCATCATCGACAAAAAGAATGGTTTCCGCCATTTTTACCCCTCGATACAGCAAAACGCACAGAGTATACTGTTGAACTATTCGGCGTTTATGGCGTAAAACTTAGCCTGAAATTCACCCCACACTTCTTTATTTGCCAATTTGGCGCAAACCGGCTATCCTTGCTGCTGCTTGAAACCACCACCAAAGAAATGGAGTCCGCATGCTCACTATTTGCAGAAGCGCCGCAGTTATGCTCATTCTTTTTGCCTTTCCTTACCTTTCCCATGCCGAAGGCCCGGTATCGACAGCCGGTCCGGCTGATATACCTGCTGCACAGACGGCGGCTCCGGCTGTAATCGTCGAGCCGGCGCCAACCGGAGAGACAAAGGCGGAGCGGGCGATAAAGTTCGGCTACGTGGATATGGTTAAAATCGGTAACGATTCCAGCC
This region of Geotalea daltonii FRC-32 genomic DNA includes:
- a CDS encoding HD domain-containing phosphohydrolase, translated to MAETILFVDDEKVYLDYTRGLFENRGLTVLTASSGIEALQIVNQNIIAVVVADNQMPGMNGLELLAKIKEISPHTVKIMMTGSADLATTLSAINNGEVFRFVVKPWKDTEMVKAVKDGIRRFRILQSLKREDEFVLHSLAQTIELKDACTKGHCDRVATIAMQIAIKLGVSENKQEEIKFGSWLHDCGKIGVPEAVLNAPRQLTEEEFELVKNHSVWGCTVVRKANLSEAVQNIVLYHHERYDGRGYPSGLQGNDIPLEARIVAVADVYDALSVDRPYRSKLSREQIIETIDGMRGTYLDPEIVDALFAVIDS